In Methylomagnum ishizawai, one DNA window encodes the following:
- a CDS encoding pyridoxamine 5'-phosphate oxidase family protein, with amino-acid sequence MTGIYGDAHRRMQALFETTALADRVRDIIVAPAIADEHKGFIETRDLFFLSTVDHRGFPTCSYKGGAPGFVRVLDGKTLVFPSYDGNGMFLSMGNIAANNKVGLLFIDFETPHRVRVHGTASASPDDPLLPSFPGAELLVRVEVAEIFVNCPRYIHKYQRVAASKYAPQADVPAPLPPWKRIDAVQDVLPGQDRDRVADHGGTLTPEEYGVLVMKGEA; translated from the coding sequence ATGACTGGCATTTATGGCGACGCGCATCGGCGGATGCAGGCTTTATTTGAAACCACCGCCCTGGCCGACCGGGTGCGCGATATCATCGTGGCCCCGGCAATCGCCGACGAGCATAAGGGCTTCATCGAAACCCGCGACCTGTTCTTCCTCAGCACGGTGGACCACCGGGGTTTTCCGACCTGTTCGTACAAGGGCGGCGCACCCGGCTTCGTCCGGGTCTTGGATGGCAAAACCCTGGTTTTCCCCAGTTACGACGGCAATGGCATGTTCCTGTCCATGGGCAATATCGCCGCCAATAACAAGGTGGGCCTGCTATTCATCGATTTCGAGACCCCGCACCGGGTCCGGGTCCATGGCACGGCCAGCGCTAGCCCCGACGATCCGCTGCTTCCGAGCTTCCCCGGCGCGGAATTGCTGGTGCGGGTCGAAGTTGCCGAAATCTTCGTCAACTGCCCGCGCTACATCCATAAATACCAGCGCGTCGCCGCCTCGAAATATGCGCCGCAAGCCGACGTTCCAGCCCCGCTGCCGCCCTGGAAGCGCATCGACGCCGTGCAGGATGTCTTGCCGGGACAGGACAGGGACCGGGTGGCGGATCACGGCGGCACGCTCACGCCGGAAGAGTACGGCGTGCTGGTGATGAAGGGCGAGGCGTGA
- the gatB gene encoding Asp-tRNA(Asn)/Glu-tRNA(Gln) amidotransferase subunit GatB, with amino-acid sequence MQWETVIGLEIHAQLATQSKIFSGAPTAYGAEPNTQACAIDLGMPGVLPVLNKEAVRMAVKFGLAIGAKVAPRSVFARKNYFYPDLPKGYQISQYDLPVVSTGQLSIEVDGAEKTIGITRAHLEEDAGKSLHEDFHGYSGIDLNRAGTPLLEIVSEPDLRSAKEAVAYMKKLHALVRYLEICDGNMQEGSFRCDANVSVRPVGQEKFGTRAEIKNLNSFRFVEKAINFEIERQIELIENGGTVVQETRLYDANKDETRSMRSKEEANDYRYFPDPDLLPLEITSEFIEDVRGGLPELPDAKRERFKSQYGLNDYDAGVLTATRELADYYEAVVRAAGCDAKLCANWVMGDLAAALNKAGLEIEQSPVEPARLAGLVQRIADDTISGKIAKQVFEALWETGDSADAIIEKQGLKQITDSGAIEAIIDQIIAANPEQVAGYRGGKEKLFGFFVGQAMKATAGKANPAQLNELLKRKLQG; translated from the coding sequence ATGCAATGGGAAACCGTCATCGGGCTGGAAATCCACGCCCAGCTTGCCACACAATCCAAAATCTTCTCCGGCGCCCCGACGGCCTACGGGGCCGAACCCAATACCCAGGCCTGCGCCATTGATTTGGGGATGCCGGGCGTTTTGCCGGTCCTGAATAAGGAAGCCGTGCGTATGGCGGTCAAGTTTGGTCTCGCCATCGGGGCCAAGGTCGCGCCGCGCTCGGTGTTCGCCCGCAAGAATTATTTCTACCCGGACTTGCCCAAGGGCTACCAGATCAGCCAGTACGATCTGCCGGTGGTCAGTACCGGGCAACTCAGCATCGAGGTGGACGGCGCGGAGAAAACCATCGGCATCACCCGCGCCCATCTGGAAGAGGACGCCGGTAAATCCCTGCACGAGGATTTCCACGGCTATTCCGGCATCGACCTCAACCGGGCCGGGACGCCGCTCTTGGAAATCGTCTCCGAACCGGATTTGCGTTCGGCGAAAGAGGCCGTGGCCTATATGAAAAAGCTGCACGCCCTGGTGCGCTATCTCGAAATCTGCGACGGCAATATGCAGGAAGGTTCGTTCCGCTGCGATGCCAATGTCTCGGTGCGCCCGGTCGGCCAGGAGAAATTCGGCACCCGCGCCGAGATCAAAAACCTGAATTCCTTCCGTTTCGTCGAGAAGGCCATCAATTTCGAGATCGAGCGCCAGATCGAGCTGATCGAAAACGGCGGCACGGTGGTGCAGGAAACCCGGCTCTACGACGCCAACAAGGACGAAACCCGCTCCATGCGCAGCAAGGAGGAAGCCAACGACTACCGTTACTTCCCCGACCCGGATTTGCTGCCGCTGGAAATCACGTCCGAATTCATCGAGGACGTGCGTGGCGGCTTGCCCGAATTGCCGGATGCCAAGCGCGAGCGCTTCAAATCCCAATACGGACTCAACGACTACGACGCCGGCGTTTTGACCGCCACCCGCGAACTGGCCGATTACTACGAGGCCGTGGTGCGGGCGGCGGGCTGCGATGCCAAGCTGTGCGCCAACTGGGTGATGGGCGATTTGGCCGCCGCGCTCAACAAGGCCGGGTTGGAGATCGAACAAAGCCCGGTCGAACCGGCGCGTTTGGCCGGCTTGGTGCAACGCATCGCCGACGACACCATTTCCGGCAAGATCGCCAAGCAGGTGTTCGAGGCGCTGTGGGAAACCGGCGACAGCGCCGACGCCATCATCGAAAAACAGGGCTTGAAGCAGATCACCGATAGCGGCGCTATCGAAGCCATCATCGACCAGATCATCGCGGCCAATCCCGAGCAGGTGGCGGGCTATCGCGGCGGCAAGGAAAAGCTATTCGGCTTCTTCGTCGGCCAGGCCATGAAGGCTACGGCTGGCAAGGCCAATCCGGCGCAGTTGAACGAGTTGTTGAAGCGGAAATTGCAGGGTTGA
- a CDS encoding autotransporter outer membrane beta-barrel domain-containing protein, translating into MNHRLVFKKPPTRRIERNLLPLLALAALSPEAGADDFAGLPGLAPYQRGLGAALDQACPEATGNLAGRCAQLQALGPQQQAQAINQLTPYQFLPQSGMPIKLRMAQIDTRARLAAVHAGQEPAYSFDIDGQRHQGGGSGDGELRDGPWGWFVQGKYQAGGKDKGSASFDYQTYNLTLGADYRVSDQLVLGLATGYTRTDALMTQDSGNMGTDALLAAFYGSYFLPLEMYLDWAATYGSYNNDLNRKFAYPGFNGLALSEPDADQYGFSATLGRDFALDAWTLNPYARFEYINLQIPAYQEQGVSGLNYQVGLQAYESFISVSGLQLSHVFSTSWGVLTPSLRFEWEHQFLNDNQLLHIRLADAPAGTGQFILPTGNPDRDYVNLGGGVTAAFGGGVGAFLRYEARLGQPYLTSNTVELGLRIPF; encoded by the coding sequence ATGAACCATCGCCTTGTTTTCAAGAAACCGCCGACCCGGCGGATCGAGCGGAATTTGCTGCCGCTCCTGGCCCTGGCCGCGCTATCGCCGGAAGCCGGAGCGGACGATTTCGCCGGCCTGCCCGGCCTCGCGCCTTATCAGCGCGGCCTCGGGGCCGCACTGGATCAGGCCTGCCCCGAGGCCACCGGCAACCTGGCCGGGCGCTGCGCCCAGCTCCAAGCCCTCGGCCCCCAGCAACAAGCCCAGGCCATCAACCAACTGACCCCCTACCAATTCCTGCCGCAATCGGGAATGCCGATCAAGCTGCGCATGGCCCAGATCGACACCCGCGCCCGCCTCGCCGCCGTCCATGCCGGGCAGGAACCCGCCTATAGCTTCGATATCGATGGACAGCGCCATCAAGGCGGGGGTTCGGGCGATGGGGAATTGCGCGACGGTCCCTGGGGCTGGTTCGTGCAGGGCAAATATCAGGCGGGCGGCAAGGACAAGGGCAGCGCGAGCTTCGATTACCAGACCTACAACCTCACGTTGGGCGCGGATTACCGGGTGAGCGATCAACTGGTGCTGGGCCTCGCCACCGGCTACACCCGCACCGACGCGCTGATGACCCAGGATTCCGGCAACATGGGCACCGACGCCCTGTTGGCGGCGTTCTACGGCAGTTATTTCCTACCCCTGGAGATGTATCTGGACTGGGCCGCGACCTACGGCAGCTACAACAACGACCTGAACCGGAAATTCGCCTATCCCGGCTTCAACGGCCTCGCACTGAGCGAACCCGACGCCGATCAATATGGCTTCTCGGCCACGCTGGGCCGGGATTTCGCCCTGGACGCCTGGACGCTCAACCCCTACGCCCGTTTCGAGTACATCAACCTGCAAATCCCAGCCTACCAGGAACAAGGCGTCAGCGGCCTGAATTACCAAGTGGGGCTGCAAGCCTACGAGTCCTTCATCAGCGTATCGGGCTTGCAACTCAGCCATGTGTTCAGCACGTCCTGGGGCGTGCTGACGCCGTCCCTGCGCTTCGAGTGGGAACACCAGTTCCTGAACGACAACCAGCTCTTGCATATCCGTCTGGCCGACGCCCCGGCGGGCACCGGCCAGTTCATCCTGCCGACTGGCAACCCGGACCGGGATTATGTGAACCTGGGCGGTGGGGTGACGGCGGCGTTCGGCGGGGGGGTGGGGGCGTTCCTGCGTTACGAGGCGCGGCTGGGCCAGCCTTACTTGACCAGCAATACGGTGGAATTGGGACTGAGGATTCCGTTTTAG
- a CDS encoding cation-translocating P-type ATPase gives MKSRPSAPPPDWHSLSLDAVFARLEARPQGLGAAEAGCRLAQYGPNRIERDRGVSLPRVFLAQFKSILVFILLLAIGFSVYVGHGVEAGVIGAIVLLAVLLGCVQEYRAERAMAALQKLAAPTASVLRDGKFIEMPAERLVPGDVLRLQTGKRVPADLRLIETVNLRINEAPLTGESEPATKQAEALPDPQSALADRGNMAYAGTAVVHGRGQGVVVATGMGTEFGRIVGLLRATVQRDTPLQRSLDKVGRVLAGVALLIVVAIVVAGMLRGEALHDMLLFGIALAVAVVPEALPAVVTISLAIGAHRMAARNALIRRLPAVETLGCTSVIGSDKTGTLTKDEMTVRKLWVAGKALSVTGVGYEPVGRIVSGGYEVKMTPPLSALLGAMALVNDAELLRVGRGRWEIKGDPTEGALLVAVAKAGVNKAQLEARFPRVAEIPFTSESKRMTTLHTDPEGGLLACAKGAVEVILASCTHWLTPRGEIPLDGGTRARIQSEAERMAVQALRVLAIAAKSNTEAETAETGLCFLGLVGMIDPPRPESKAAIATCAQAGIKVVMITGDHPMTARAVARELGILKDGRVVTGAELDTMDAAKLALAAPVIEVYARVSPEHKLRVVAALQGLGRVVAMTGDGVNDAPALKQADIGIAMGVTGTDVSREAAAMTLTDDNFASIVAAVEEGRGIFSNIKKYLMYLLSSNIGEIGLMAGATLAGLPLPLSAVQILYVNLATDGLPAVALAVDPLDKGLMSQPPRDPKRGIFSLPVLLLMLVGGLWSTLVNLGVFVWALREGRSQAEAMSLVFATLVVTEFVKAYQFRSDHRSVFHRTFANRWLNLAVLWELALLGLVLYLPFLQDLFGTLPLTAADGLRVVGAALTLVPVLELAKWGVRRWGWG, from the coding sequence ATGAAATCCCGACCTTCGGCCCCGCCGCCGGATTGGCATAGCCTGAGCCTCGATGCGGTCTTCGCCCGGTTGGAAGCCCGGCCCCAAGGTTTGGGCGCGGCGGAAGCCGGATGCCGTCTGGCCCAATACGGGCCCAACCGCATCGAGCGGGACCGTGGCGTGTCCTTGCCGAGGGTGTTCCTGGCCCAATTCAAAAGCATCCTGGTCTTCATCCTGTTGCTGGCGATAGGCTTCTCGGTCTATGTCGGGCATGGGGTCGAGGCCGGGGTGATCGGCGCCATCGTGCTGCTGGCCGTGCTGCTGGGCTGTGTGCAGGAATACCGCGCCGAGCGGGCCATGGCCGCCTTGCAGAAGTTGGCGGCCCCCACGGCCTCGGTTTTGCGCGATGGCAAATTTATCGAGATGCCGGCCGAGCGGCTGGTGCCGGGCGATGTGCTGCGCTTGCAGACCGGCAAGCGCGTCCCCGCCGATCTGCGCCTGATCGAAACGGTGAACCTCAGGATTAACGAAGCGCCCCTGACCGGCGAGTCGGAACCCGCCACCAAGCAGGCCGAAGCCTTGCCCGATCCCCAATCCGCTTTGGCCGACCGCGGCAATATGGCCTATGCCGGCACGGCGGTGGTCCATGGCCGGGGCCAGGGCGTGGTGGTCGCCACCGGGATGGGTACCGAATTTGGCCGTATCGTCGGTCTGCTCCGCGCCACGGTGCAGCGCGATACGCCCTTGCAGCGCAGCTTGGATAAGGTCGGGCGGGTCCTGGCCGGGGTGGCTTTGTTGATCGTGGTCGCCATCGTGGTTGCGGGAATGCTGCGCGGCGAGGCGCTCCACGACATGCTGTTGTTCGGCATCGCCCTGGCGGTGGCGGTGGTGCCGGAAGCCCTGCCCGCCGTGGTCACGATTTCGCTCGCCATCGGCGCCCACCGCATGGCGGCGCGGAACGCCTTGATCCGCCGCTTGCCCGCCGTGGAAACCCTGGGCTGCACCTCGGTCATCGGCTCGGACAAGACCGGTACCTTGACCAAGGACGAAATGACCGTCCGCAAGCTGTGGGTGGCCGGGAAAGCCCTCAGCGTCACCGGGGTGGGGTACGAGCCGGTGGGGCGGATCGTCTCCGGCGGCTACGAAGTGAAGATGACGCCGCCCTTGTCGGCCTTGCTGGGCGCGATGGCCCTGGTCAACGACGCCGAACTGCTGCGGGTCGGGCGCGGACGCTGGGAAATCAAGGGCGATCCCACCGAGGGCGCGTTATTGGTCGCGGTCGCCAAGGCCGGGGTCAACAAAGCCCAACTCGAAGCCCGCTTCCCCCGTGTCGCCGAAATCCCCTTCACCTCTGAATCCAAGCGCATGACCACGCTGCATACCGACCCGGAGGGCGGTTTGCTCGCCTGCGCCAAGGGGGCGGTGGAGGTGATCTTGGCGTCCTGCACCCATTGGCTCACGCCGCGCGGCGAAATCCCGCTGGATGGCGGTACCCGCGCCCGTATCCAATCCGAGGCCGAGCGCATGGCGGTACAGGCGCTACGTGTCCTCGCCATCGCCGCCAAATCGAACACCGAAGCCGAGACCGCGGAAACCGGGCTGTGCTTCCTGGGCTTGGTCGGCATGATCGACCCGCCCCGGCCCGAGTCCAAAGCCGCCATCGCCACCTGTGCTCAGGCCGGGATCAAGGTGGTGATGATTACCGGCGACCATCCCATGACCGCCCGCGCCGTGGCTCGCGAACTGGGCATCCTCAAGGATGGCCGGGTGGTGACCGGGGCCGAGTTGGACACGATGGACGCGGCCAAGCTGGCCCTGGCCGCGCCGGTGATCGAGGTCTATGCCAGGGTTTCGCCCGAACATAAGCTGCGGGTGGTCGCGGCCTTGCAAGGCTTGGGACGGGTGGTGGCGATGACCGGCGATGGGGTCAACGACGCGCCCGCCTTGAAACAGGCCGATATCGGCATCGCCATGGGCGTGACCGGTACCGATGTGTCCAGGGAAGCCGCCGCCATGACCCTGACCGACGATAATTTCGCCTCCATCGTGGCGGCGGTGGAAGAGGGGCGGGGCATTTTCAGCAACATCAAGAAATACCTGATGTATCTGTTGTCCTCGAATATCGGCGAAATCGGCCTGATGGCGGGGGCGACCCTGGCCGGCTTGCCTCTGCCCTTGAGCGCGGTGCAAATCCTCTATGTCAACCTCGCCACCGATGGCCTGCCCGCCGTGGCTTTGGCGGTCGATCCGCTCGACAAGGGCTTGATGTCGCAACCGCCCCGCGATCCCAAACGCGGTATTTTCAGCCTGCCGGTGTTGTTGCTGATGCTGGTGGGGGGCTTGTGGTCCACCCTGGTGAACCTGGGGGTGTTCGTCTGGGCTTTGCGGGAAGGCCGGTCCCAGGCCGAAGCCATGAGCCTGGTGTTCGCCACCCTGGTCGTGACCGAGTTCGTCAAGGCTTACCAGTTCCGTTCGGACCACCGCTCGGTGTTCCACCGAACTTTCGCCAACCGCTGGCTGAATTTGGCGGTGCTATGGGAGTTGGCGCTGCTGGGCTTGGTGCTGTACCTGCCATTCCTGCAAGATTTGTTCGGCACGCTGCCCCTGACGGCGGCGGATGGACTCAGGGTGGTGGGCGCGGCCTTGACCCTGGTGCCGGTGTTGGAGTTGGCGAAGTGGGGGGTGCGGCGGTGGGGTTGGGGATAA
- a CDS encoding Mov34/MPN/PAD-1 family protein: protein MSYAPIALPRHLVNQLLHYAQSSPEQEICGLIGGKHGQPTTCYPIRNTADDPERRYRLDPEQHIGVLRAMREKGEQLFAIFHSHPAAPAEPSATDLELAAYPEALYLIVSLDTQGVLELRGFRIDGEKRAVEVELLLG from the coding sequence ATGTCCTACGCCCCCATCGCCCTGCCCCGCCACTTGGTCAACCAATTGCTGCATTACGCGCAATCTTCCCCGGAACAGGAAATCTGCGGCCTGATCGGCGGCAAGCACGGCCAGCCCACCACCTGCTACCCCATCCGCAACACAGCGGACGACCCGGAGCGCCGCTACCGCCTGGACCCCGAGCAACATATCGGCGTCCTCCGCGCCATGCGCGAAAAGGGCGAGCAACTCTTCGCGATCTTCCATTCCCACCCCGCAGCCCCCGCCGAACCTTCCGCCACCGACTTGGAACTCGCGGCCTACCCGGAAGCGCTGTATCTCATCGTCTCGCTGGATACCCAAGGCGTGTTGGAATTGCGGGGTTTCCGCATCGACGGAGAAAAGCGGGCGGTCGAGGTGGAATTATTGCTCGGCTGA